A window from Corynebacterium accolens encodes these proteins:
- a CDS encoding decaprenylphospho-beta-D-erythro-pentofuranosid-2-ulose 2-reductase, whose protein sequence is MLNAVGQAQHILLLGGTSEIGLGVVAEFLERGPAKVTLAARAQSPRIEKAQADLEARGAEVEVVDFDATDFDSHPAVIDKTWERGDVDIAIVAFGTLGDQEELWQNHDKAVASAQTNYTAPVSVGVLLGEKFRHQGHGTIVAMSSVAGMRVRRSNFVYGASKAGVDGFYINLDEALRGSGANVLVVRPGQVRTKMSAEAGDAPLTVNVSDVAKATVQAVLDGKQSIYVHPLFKYVSLAFKFIPQPIFRKLPF, encoded by the coding sequence ATGCTTAATGCAGTAGGCCAAGCCCAGCACATCCTGCTTTTGGGCGGTACCTCTGAAATCGGCCTCGGCGTCGTCGCCGAATTCCTCGAGCGCGGACCCGCCAAGGTCACCCTGGCCGCCCGCGCCCAGTCCCCGCGCATCGAGAAGGCACAGGCTGACCTGGAGGCCCGCGGCGCGGAAGTCGAGGTCGTGGACTTTGATGCCACCGACTTTGACTCGCACCCGGCGGTCATCGATAAGACTTGGGAGCGCGGCGATGTCGATATCGCCATCGTGGCCTTTGGCACCCTAGGTGACCAGGAAGAGCTGTGGCAAAACCACGACAAGGCCGTGGCTTCTGCCCAGACCAACTACACCGCGCCCGTCTCCGTCGGCGTGCTGTTGGGTGAAAAGTTCAGGCACCAGGGCCACGGCACCATCGTGGCGATGTCCTCGGTGGCCGGCATGCGCGTGCGCCGCTCCAACTTTGTCTACGGTGCTTCCAAGGCCGGCGTGGATGGCTTCTACATCAACTTGGATGAAGCACTGCGCGGCTCTGGCGCCAACGTGCTCGTCGTCCGCCCGGGCCAGGTTCGCACCAAGATGTCCGCTGAGGCCGGCGATGCCCCGCTGACCGTCAATGTCTCTGACGTGGCCAAGGCCACCGTGCAGGCGGTACTGGATGGCAAGCAGTCCATCTACGTCCACCCGCTGTTCAAGTACGTATCGCTGGCATTCAAGTTCATCCCGCAGCCCATCTTCCGCAAGCTGCCGTTCTAA
- a CDS encoding FAD-binding oxidoreductase — translation MELHTTEKSLHGWGRTAPTTAHVLSTEDVDVIKNAVAQVADDNSDKPAHLRRGVIARGMGRSYGDPAQNGGGLVIDMQKLNKIHSIDPESALVDVDGGVTLDQLMKAALPYGLWVPVLPGTRQVTIGGAIGPDIHGKNHHSAGSFGNHVVSIELLVADGRVLHLTPEGSEDDPSGDLFWATIGGMGLTGIILRATIRMTKTETAYFIADTDRTDNLEETIAFHSDGSEHNYTYSSAWFDVISPEPKLGRSTISRGSLATLAQLEELAPKLAKDPLKFNAPQLMTVPDIFPSWTLNKLSLSAVGLAYYTMGAPAKNQVKNLTQFYQPLDLIGEWNRGYGSKGFLQYQFVVPTEAVEPFKEIIRDIQRSGHYSALNVFKLFGEGNRAPLSYPMPGWNVCVDFPIRPGLGELLDDLDRRVMEFGGRLYLAKESRTSAENFHQMYPGLEGWLKTRNDIDPTGVFASDMSRRLELH, via the coding sequence ATGGAACTACATACCACCGAAAAGTCCCTGCACGGCTGGGGCCGCACCGCCCCCACGACCGCCCATGTGCTGTCCACGGAAGACGTGGACGTCATCAAGAATGCAGTGGCACAGGTCGCGGACGATAACTCGGACAAGCCCGCCCACCTGCGCCGCGGCGTCATCGCGCGCGGCATGGGACGCTCCTATGGTGACCCCGCCCAAAATGGCGGCGGCCTGGTCATCGACATGCAAAAGCTGAACAAGATCCACTCCATTGACCCGGAGTCCGCGCTTGTTGATGTCGATGGTGGCGTCACCCTTGACCAGCTCATGAAGGCCGCGCTGCCCTATGGCCTGTGGGTTCCGGTCCTGCCGGGCACCCGCCAGGTCACCATCGGCGGCGCCATCGGCCCCGATATCCACGGCAAGAACCACCACTCCGCCGGTTCCTTTGGCAACCACGTGGTCTCCATCGAGCTGCTGGTTGCTGATGGCCGCGTTCTCCACCTCACCCCAGAGGGCAGCGAGGATGACCCGAGCGGTGACCTCTTCTGGGCCACCATCGGCGGCATGGGCCTTACCGGCATCATCCTGCGCGCTACCATCCGCATGACCAAGACGGAGACCGCCTACTTCATCGCGGATACGGATCGCACCGATAACCTGGAAGAAACCATTGCCTTCCACTCGGATGGTTCGGAGCACAACTACACGTATTCCTCCGCCTGGTTCGATGTCATCTCCCCAGAGCCGAAGCTGGGCCGCTCCACCATTTCCCGCGGCTCCCTGGCCACCTTGGCGCAGCTCGAGGAATTGGCCCCCAAGCTGGCGAAGGATCCGCTCAAGTTCAACGCTCCGCAGCTGATGACCGTGCCGGATATCTTCCCGTCTTGGACGCTGAATAAGCTCAGCCTGTCCGCTGTGGGCTTGGCCTACTACACCATGGGCGCGCCGGCGAAGAACCAGGTAAAGAACTTGACGCAGTTCTACCAGCCGCTCGATCTCATTGGCGAGTGGAACCGCGGCTACGGTTCCAAGGGCTTTTTGCAGTACCAGTTCGTCGTTCCCACGGAGGCCGTGGAGCCATTCAAGGAGATCATCCGCGATATCCAGCGCTCCGGCCACTACTCCGCGCTGAACGTATTCAAGCTCTTCGGCGAAGGAAACCGCGCGCCGCTGTCGTACCCGATGCCTGGCTGGAACGTCTGCGTGGACTTCCCCATCCGCCCGGGCTTGGGCGAGCTTCTCGATGACCTGGATCGCCGCGTCATGGAGTTTGGCGGCCGCCTGTACTTGGCAAAGGAATCGCGCACCTCTGCCGAGAACTTCCACCAGATGTACCCGGGCCTAGAAGGCTGGCTCAAGACCCGCAATGACATCGACCCCACCGGGGTCTTTGCCTCCGATATGTCCCGCCGCCTCGAGCTGCACTAA
- a CDS encoding GtrA family protein has product MTNPLEDAAEVKRPSSSLKQQLVRFIAVGVFAAVIDYGLTLLLTHLGLHRSGAKAIGWVFGTIAAYLANARWTFGTKVSGRTAATVGVLYVSTFAVQNFLYWVLNEPLISLGFEGAVKDTIAFVIAQGVATVTNFAIQRVFIFKEK; this is encoded by the coding sequence GTGACTAATCCACTTGAAGATGCTGCAGAAGTAAAGCGCCCCTCCAGCTCTTTGAAGCAGCAGCTGGTGCGATTTATTGCGGTGGGTGTTTTTGCCGCCGTCATTGACTATGGGTTGACGCTGCTATTGACCCACTTAGGTCTGCACCGCTCTGGGGCGAAGGCGATTGGTTGGGTCTTTGGCACCATCGCTGCCTATCTGGCCAATGCGCGCTGGACCTTTGGCACAAAGGTGTCCGGACGCACGGCCGCAACGGTGGGCGTGTTATACGTATCCACCTTTGCCGTGCAGAATTTCTTGTACTGGGTACTCAATGAGCCGCTGATTTCCCTAGGCTTTGAGGGCGCGGTGAAAGACACCATCGCCTTCGTCATTGCCCAAGGCGTGGCGACGGTGACCAACTTTGCCATCCAGCGGGTCTTTATCTTTAAGGAAAAATAG
- the glfT1 gene encoding galactofuranosyltransferase GlfT1: MERMTATLDSTGTTAAVIVTHQRADLLRASLEKVVNQTHPVQWVIVVDNGAEDAVRDAVESLAGDRAVYVPSKTNLGGAGGFALGFLTALSLGADAVWCADDDGRPADYGVLEELYRVAGNNNLHEVSPAVCNIDDPGSLAFPLRQGLVWRRRMEELEGDFLPGIASLFNGALISAAAMQTIGVPDYRLFIRGDEVEYHRRLVNSGLSFGTALTTSYLHPDGSDEFKPILGGKMHTQYPEGEFKRFFTYRNRGYLLWQRGMRKLLPQEFARFGWFFLVQRHDPAGFLEWLRLHNRGRREDFRRPR; this comes from the coding sequence ATGGAACGCATGACTGCCACCCTTGATTCCACCGGTACCACCGCTGCCGTCATTGTCACCCACCAGCGCGCGGACTTGCTGCGTGCCTCGCTCGAAAAGGTAGTCAACCAAACCCACCCCGTGCAGTGGGTCATCGTAGTGGATAATGGCGCCGAGGATGCGGTCCGTGACGCGGTGGAATCCCTGGCAGGCGATCGCGCGGTCTACGTGCCGTCCAAGACCAACCTAGGTGGTGCGGGCGGATTCGCCCTCGGTTTCCTTACCGCGCTATCACTCGGCGCCGACGCCGTGTGGTGCGCCGATGATGATGGCCGCCCCGCCGATTACGGCGTATTAGAAGAGCTCTACCGCGTGGCAGGGAATAATAACCTGCACGAGGTCTCACCTGCCGTGTGCAATATCGACGATCCCGGCAGCTTGGCCTTCCCGCTGCGCCAAGGGCTGGTGTGGCGCCGCCGCATGGAGGAACTCGAGGGAGACTTCCTGCCCGGCATCGCTTCTTTGTTTAATGGCGCTCTGATTTCCGCCGCGGCGATGCAGACCATTGGCGTTCCGGATTATCGCCTCTTCATCCGCGGCGATGAGGTGGAATACCACCGCCGCCTGGTCAATTCCGGGCTGTCTTTCGGCACCGCCTTGACCACCAGCTACCTGCACCCGGACGGTTCGGATGAGTTCAAGCCCATCCTGGGCGGCAAGATGCATACCCAGTACCCGGAAGGCGAGTTCAAGCGCTTTTTTACCTACCGCAACCGCGGCTACCTGCTGTGGCAGCGCGGCATGCGCAAGCTTTTGCCCCAGGAATTTGCTCGCTTTGGCTGGTTCTTCTTGGTCCAACGCCACGATCCGGCCGGCTTCCTGGAGTGGCTCAGGCTGCACAACCGCGGGCGCCGCGAGGATTTCCGCCGCCCCCGGTAA
- a CDS encoding GNAT family N-acetyltransferase has protein sequence MELRVMRDEDIAAIAGVAAEDIYGADIPDYAFPWLFNPRMNTPSAAAQFRWSNRAQLRPEKWSLDFIVRDADSGEILGTIDARAEDFAATREIATGSWVFHRFQGQGVGTLIRHAVVAFGLDYLGAQAMTTSWVAQNEASARVSQKLGYQVVSEGEEKAGPENSPQRHVTARVEAPNYKRPDDLHVEVSGLSQQLLGMLR, from the coding sequence GTGGAGTTGCGCGTAATGCGCGATGAGGATATTGCGGCAATCGCCGGTGTGGCGGCAGAGGATATCTACGGCGCAGACATTCCGGATTACGCCTTTCCGTGGCTCTTTAATCCCAGGATGAATACTCCGTCAGCGGCGGCCCAGTTCCGGTGGAGCAACCGGGCGCAGCTGCGCCCAGAGAAATGGTCCTTGGATTTCATCGTGCGCGACGCAGATTCGGGAGAAATCCTGGGCACCATCGATGCGCGGGCGGAGGACTTTGCTGCAACGCGAGAAATTGCGACGGGCTCCTGGGTCTTTCACCGGTTCCAAGGCCAGGGTGTGGGCACGCTCATCCGGCACGCGGTAGTGGCCTTTGGGCTGGATTACCTAGGCGCGCAGGCGATGACCACGAGCTGGGTGGCACAGAATGAGGCCTCGGCGCGGGTGAGCCAGAAGCTGGGCTACCAGGTGGTTTCTGAAGGAGAGGAAAAGGCGGGGCCGGAGAATAGTCCGCAGCGGCACGTGACTGCGCGCGTGGAGGCCCCCAATTACAAGCGCCCGGATGACCTGCACGTGGAGGTTTCCGGGCTGAGCCAGCAGCTGCTGGGGATGCTGCGCTAG
- the wzt gene encoding galactan export ABC transporter ATP-binding subunit Wzt/RfbE: MVSIDTYNACVDFPIFDAKSRSLKKAMLSTAGGAIGKNDHNTVVVEALRDINLHLREGDRVGLVGHNGAGKSTLLRLLSGIYEPTRGTADVRGRVAPVFDLGVGMDPEVSGYDNIIIRGLFLGQSIKQMKKKMDEIAEFSELGDYLSMPLRTYSTGMRVRLALGVVTSIEPEILLLDEGIGAVDAAFMAKARVRLQELVKRSGILVFASHSNDFLAQLCNTALWIDHGEIRSVGEVSEVVGQYEGPEVGEYVRDLRQRFEGEEAAG; the protein is encoded by the coding sequence ATGGTCTCAATTGATACGTATAACGCGTGCGTGGACTTTCCCATCTTTGATGCCAAATCCCGCTCCCTAAAAAAGGCCATGCTTTCTACCGCGGGTGGTGCCATTGGGAAAAATGACCACAACACCGTGGTGGTTGAGGCGCTGCGAGATATTAACCTGCACCTGCGGGAAGGCGATCGCGTCGGGCTCGTTGGCCACAATGGCGCCGGCAAGTCCACGCTGTTGCGCCTGCTCTCCGGTATCTACGAGCCCACGCGCGGTACCGCCGATGTCCGCGGGCGCGTCGCCCCCGTCTTTGACTTGGGCGTGGGCATGGACCCGGAGGTATCCGGCTACGACAACATCATCATCCGCGGGCTTTTTTTGGGCCAATCCATCAAGCAGATGAAGAAAAAGATGGATGAAATCGCGGAGTTCTCCGAGCTGGGCGATTACTTGTCCATGCCCCTGCGCACCTACTCCACCGGTATGCGCGTGCGCCTAGCACTTGGCGTGGTGACCTCCATTGAGCCGGAAATCCTGCTGCTGGATGAGGGCATCGGCGCCGTCGACGCAGCCTTTATGGCCAAGGCCCGCGTGCGCCTGCAAGAGCTGGTCAAGCGCTCCGGCATCTTGGTCTTTGCCTCCCACTCCAATGACTTTTTGGCGCAGCTGTGCAATACCGCGCTGTGGATCGACCACGGCGAAATCCGCTCCGTGGGCGAGGTATCTGAAGTCGTGGGCCAGTACGAGGGCCCAGAAGTAGGCGAATACGTCCGCGATCTGCGCCAGCGCTTTGAGGGCGAAGAGGCGGCTGGGTAG
- the wzm gene encoding galactan export ABC transporter permease subunit Wzm/RfbD, with translation MTSQPEGEAIPASQSMTLKAAFADLMRGAQQRELWFKLGLQDIKQRYRRSVLGPFWITIATGVMALALGLLYSMLFQIPVAEFLPHVTVGLIMWTFISGCIKEGSTVFIDNEGLIKQLPAPLSVHVYRLVWRQTLFLGHNLIIWLLLIMIFPRNLGWEFFLFIPGLLLLLINGVWVTMFFGIIATRFRDVAPLLDALTQLLFYVTPIVWMTNTLKDQGGAVADRARIAEINPLYHYLEIVRAPMIGEPVAAYHWWIVIGCTAIGLFIAGLVMRKWRFRVSYWV, from the coding sequence ATGACCTCCCAGCCAGAAGGCGAGGCTATCCCAGCGTCCCAGTCCATGACCCTCAAAGCTGCTTTCGCAGACCTTATGCGGGGTGCACAGCAGCGTGAGCTGTGGTTCAAGCTGGGCCTGCAAGATATCAAGCAGCGCTACCGCCGCTCCGTCCTCGGCCCATTCTGGATCACCATCGCCACCGGTGTGATGGCGCTTGCCTTGGGCCTCTTGTATTCCATGCTTTTTCAGATTCCCGTCGCGGAATTCCTTCCCCACGTCACCGTGGGCCTTATTATGTGGACCTTTATTTCGGGCTGCATTAAGGAAGGGTCCACGGTCTTTATTGATAATGAGGGACTGATTAAGCAGCTTCCCGCCCCGCTTTCGGTGCACGTGTACCGGCTGGTGTGGCGCCAAACCCTGTTTTTGGGCCATAACCTCATCATCTGGCTCTTGCTAATCATGATCTTCCCGCGCAACTTGGGCTGGGAATTCTTCCTCTTTATCCCCGGGCTACTGCTCCTGCTCATTAACGGCGTGTGGGTCACCATGTTCTTTGGCATCATCGCCACGCGCTTCCGCGATGTCGCCCCGCTGCTTGATGCCCTGACGCAGCTACTGTTCTACGTCACCCCAATCGTCTGGATGACCAATACGCTCAAGGACCAAGGCGGTGCGGTGGCGGACCGCGCCCGCATCGCGGAAATCAACCCGCTGTATCACTACTTGGAAATCGTGCGCGCCCCAATGATTGGTGAGCCCGTTGCCGCCTACCACTGGTGGATCGTCATCGGCTGCACCGCAATCGGCTTGTTCATCGCTGGGCTAGTCATGCGCAAGTGGCGCTTCCGCGTGAGCTACTGGGTATAG
- a CDS encoding aminotransferase class V-fold PLP-dependent enzyme produces MPAASAHYDVFSARGLYTGLSDGWTYLNAHAVPQISERVTSGVARSFRMATAVATQEGPGGAHSAAPEPGRLAGDGNYAAARMAIADLTASKADRVVLGPSLPVLYQSLSRAARPLLGSNSSVVLSKLDPPTLYSAFSDVRADIRWAQPDLGTGELPGFQFAELVDGSTRLVSFSAAHELLGTVSPAEEIIDTVRGRSRAWTLLDVSAIAPYRPIRFDELGADIVGIDIGLLGGPQMAALVFRDTRMLRRLDALNPIYSKEDGRKLETPVSSGLAGGVGPLVDHLAALAGGDKGSRRVRLNKSMTALSAYLEDLRADLYSFLSTLPAVHILGVTGEAAAGASDNRLPRLTFAVQGVPAETVYKRLFDNGLVTTLAPQTPLLTEMGVEEIGGAVTVALGPFNTHHDIEHLVRVVASLA; encoded by the coding sequence ATGCCAGCAGCTTCGGCACACTATGACGTCTTTAGTGCGCGAGGTTTGTACACCGGACTATCTGATGGCTGGACATACCTCAATGCGCACGCGGTGCCCCAAATTTCGGAGCGCGTGACCTCCGGCGTTGCCCGGTCTTTCCGGATGGCGACGGCGGTAGCGACGCAAGAGGGACCAGGCGGCGCCCACTCGGCCGCGCCCGAGCCGGGCCGGTTGGCAGGCGATGGCAACTATGCAGCAGCGCGCATGGCCATTGCGGATCTCACCGCTTCCAAGGCAGACCGTGTGGTCCTTGGCCCATCCCTGCCCGTGCTGTACCAATCCCTGTCGCGTGCGGCACGCCCACTATTGGGCAGCAATTCCTCGGTGGTGCTGTCCAAGCTGGATCCTCCCACGCTGTATTCCGCTTTTTCTGACGTGCGCGCCGATATCCGCTGGGCGCAGCCGGACCTTGGCACCGGCGAATTGCCGGGATTCCAGTTCGCAGAGCTTGTCGATGGCTCTACAAGGCTCGTTTCCTTTTCCGCCGCGCATGAGCTTTTGGGCACGGTATCCCCAGCTGAGGAGATCATTGACACGGTGCGGGGGCGTTCGCGTGCCTGGACGCTTCTCGATGTCTCCGCAATCGCGCCCTACCGCCCCATCCGCTTCGATGAGCTGGGCGCGGATATCGTGGGCATCGACATCGGGCTGCTGGGCGGGCCGCAAATGGCTGCCTTGGTCTTCCGCGATACGCGCATGCTCCGCCGCCTGGATGCCCTAAATCCCATCTATTCCAAGGAAGACGGCCGCAAGCTAGAAACCCCCGTCTCCTCCGGCTTAGCCGGCGGAGTGGGCCCACTGGTAGATCACCTCGCGGCCCTGGCCGGTGGGGATAAGGGATCGCGCCGGGTGCGGCTTAATAAGTCCATGACCGCCTTGAGCGCCTACCTCGAGGACTTGCGCGCGGATCTGTACTCATTTTTGAGCACGCTTCCCGCCGTACACATCCTGGGTGTTACCGGCGAGGCGGCAGCGGGCGCATCCGATAATCGCTTGCCGCGCCTTACCTTTGCGGTCCAGGGCGTGCCCGCGGAGACGGTGTACAAGCGCCTCTTTGATAATGGGCTCGTCACCACGCTGGCCCCACAAACGCCGCTGCTCACGGAAATGGGCGTGGAAGAAATCGGCGGTGCCGTCACCGTAGCATTGGGCCCGTTTAATACCCACCACGATATCGAGCACCTCGTGCGCGTCGTTGCCTCGCTCGCCTAA
- a CDS encoding NAD(P)H-quinone oxidoreductase, with amino-acid sequence MKAIVQTDPDTPRSLELQDVDVPELRSGEVLVKVKAAGVNRGDILQTMGAYPPPPGASDIIGLEAAGVIEDAGDTDWEADTEVGCLLAGGGYAEYVAVPQGQLLPLPKGFSLEETAAVVEVGCTVWSNLGIEAGLHEGQRVLIHGGGGGIGTFAIQVAKALGAEVAVTAGSQEKLDRCRELGADILINYKEQDFVDKLKGSCDVILDIIGAKYLEKNMKCLAKDGKLIIIGMQGGTKADINLAPMLPKRLTIQGTTLRARDLDDKAEIVAGTIKNVWPMLEDGRVKHALHGTYPLADAAKAHAALDSGEVTGTLVLTV; translated from the coding sequence ATGAAGGCAATCGTCCAAACCGATCCTGATACCCCACGGTCGCTAGAGCTACAGGACGTAGACGTTCCTGAGCTGCGTTCCGGCGAGGTACTGGTGAAGGTGAAGGCCGCGGGTGTCAACCGCGGCGATATTCTGCAGACGATGGGCGCGTACCCGCCGCCGCCAGGGGCATCGGACATCATTGGGCTGGAGGCCGCCGGCGTGATTGAGGATGCCGGCGATACGGACTGGGAAGCCGACACCGAGGTCGGATGCCTACTCGCAGGCGGCGGCTATGCGGAATACGTCGCCGTCCCGCAGGGCCAGCTGCTTCCGCTGCCCAAGGGATTTAGCCTGGAAGAAACCGCGGCCGTGGTTGAGGTCGGCTGCACCGTGTGGTCCAACCTGGGCATCGAAGCGGGCCTGCACGAGGGCCAGCGCGTGCTCATCCACGGCGGTGGCGGCGGCATCGGCACCTTTGCCATCCAGGTAGCCAAGGCGTTGGGCGCCGAGGTAGCTGTCACCGCCGGATCACAGGAAAAGCTAGACCGTTGCCGCGAGCTCGGCGCGGATATTCTCATCAACTACAAGGAGCAGGATTTCGTCGATAAGCTCAAGGGCAGCTGCGATGTCATCCTGGATATCATCGGCGCGAAGTACCTGGAAAAGAACATGAAGTGCCTGGCCAAGGACGGCAAGCTCATCATCATTGGCATGCAGGGCGGCACCAAGGCGGATATCAACCTGGCCCCCATGCTGCCGAAGCGCCTGACCATTCAGGGCACGACGCTGCGCGCGCGTGATTTGGACGATAAGGCGGAGATCGTCGCCGGCACCATCAAGAATGTGTGGCCCATGCTGGAAGATGGCCGCGTGAAGCACGCGCTGCACGGCACGTACCCGCTTGCCGATGCCGCCAAAGCCCACGCCGCCCTCGACAGCGGCGAGGTCACCGGCACGCTGGTGCTTACGGTGTAG
- a CDS encoding ThiF family adenylyltransferase produces MSTRYARQEALWGDKGQQKLADSHVAVIGAGGLGSPALLYLAGAGVGRISLFDDDLVSPSNLHRQVIHTTASIGTVKTESAATAVRALNPEVELICHGRLESATALEQLRGCDVILDGTDNFDARYLCSWAAHSLGIPHIWASILGFDAQMSVFWSGKGPVYEDVFPTAPAPGEVPSCSQAGVLGPIVGTVGSAMALEALKIITGVGAPLIGTLGYFEALSGTWEYIPIRPTGAQPTQPADAPEVREIPAHAPLIDVRTDAERARSAIPHSTHLPLDRILAGENPDIGQGDAAVIYCASGIRSAQAVHALRGRGYEHVVSLRGGINAWLEQHDLS; encoded by the coding sequence ATGAGCACACGCTATGCCCGCCAGGAGGCCCTGTGGGGTGATAAGGGCCAGCAGAAATTGGCTGACTCCCACGTCGCGGTCATCGGCGCGGGCGGGCTTGGCTCACCGGCGCTGCTCTACCTGGCAGGAGCCGGGGTGGGCCGCATCTCGCTTTTCGATGACGACCTCGTCTCCCCCTCCAACCTCCACCGGCAGGTCATTCACACCACCGCCTCCATTGGCACCGTAAAGACCGAATCGGCCGCAACGGCGGTGCGGGCCCTCAACCCTGAGGTGGAGCTCATCTGCCACGGCCGCCTAGAATCCGCCACCGCCCTCGAGCAGCTGCGCGGCTGCGACGTGATCCTCGATGGGACGGATAATTTCGACGCCCGCTACCTGTGCTCATGGGCCGCCCACAGCCTGGGCATTCCCCACATTTGGGCTTCTATCCTGGGCTTTGATGCGCAGATGAGCGTCTTTTGGTCCGGCAAGGGCCCTGTGTACGAGGATGTTTTCCCCACCGCTCCTGCCCCGGGCGAGGTTCCGTCGTGTTCCCAAGCCGGCGTCCTGGGCCCCATCGTTGGCACGGTGGGTTCTGCGATGGCCTTGGAGGCTTTGAAGATCATTACCGGCGTCGGTGCCCCACTTATTGGCACGCTCGGTTACTTTGAGGCGCTATCTGGGACCTGGGAGTATATCCCCATCCGCCCCACCGGCGCGCAGCCTACCCAGCCAGCCGATGCCCCCGAGGTTCGCGAGATCCCCGCGCACGCCCCGCTTATCGATGTCCGCACCGACGCCGAGCGCGCCCGCTCTGCCATTCCTCATTCAACGCATCTGCCCCTCGACCGCATCCTCGCCGGCGAAAACCCGGACATCGGCCAGGGCGATGCCGCTGTTATCTACTGCGCTAGCGGCATCCGCTCCGCGCAAGCCGTCCACGCATTGCGCGGCCGCGGCTACGAGCACGTTGTTTCACTGCGCGGCGGCATTAACGCGTGGTTGGAACAGCACGATTTGTCCTAG
- a CDS encoding molybdenum cofactor biosynthesis protein MoaE — MSTDPSYVAAQTGLTVGAILTEQPLEPLLAAAKAEVTTSAMGAVVTFEGIVRDHDGGRPDVTQLSYSAHPSAPEKLREIVDEVAGQHPVRLWSAHRTGDLQVGDLAFTVVAASAHRGDAFRAAESCADRVKAEVPIWKEQSHGDGSINWVGLE; from the coding sequence ATGAGCACTGATCCTTCTTATGTCGCCGCGCAGACTGGGCTCACTGTCGGCGCCATACTGACCGAGCAGCCCCTCGAGCCCCTCCTTGCCGCCGCCAAAGCAGAGGTCACCACCTCAGCCATGGGCGCGGTGGTCACGTTCGAGGGCATCGTGCGCGATCACGATGGCGGCCGGCCCGATGTCACTCAGCTGTCTTACTCCGCACACCCTAGCGCCCCAGAAAAGCTGCGCGAGATTGTCGATGAAGTAGCAGGCCAGCACCCCGTGCGCTTGTGGTCGGCCCACCGCACCGGCGATCTACAGGTGGGCGATTTGGCCTTTACCGTCGTCGCCGCCTCTGCCCACCGCGGCGATGCCTTCCGCGCCGCGGAGTCCTGTGCCGATCGAGTCAAGGCCGAGGTGCCCATTTGGAAGGAACAAAGCCACGGCGATGGCTCCATCAACTGGGTGGGCCTCGAATGA
- a CDS encoding MogA/MoaB family molybdenum cofactor biosynthesis protein: MSSARTAIVLVASTRAAAGVYEDRSGPIAVDFLRRKGFDCPDARVVPDADIAAAVDQAFAEKPAVILTSGGTGLTPDDLTVDAVQPHLTRELPGIAMAFWNKGLETIPTAVASRAVAGVNDTTFAMTLPGSTGGVKDSCAVLEDLIVHIVDMLEGKHEH; the protein is encoded by the coding sequence ATGAGTTCTGCTCGCACCGCCATTGTTTTGGTCGCCTCCACCCGCGCCGCCGCCGGGGTCTACGAGGATCGCTCGGGCCCCATCGCAGTAGATTTCCTGCGCCGCAAGGGTTTCGACTGCCCTGATGCCCGCGTGGTGCCCGATGCCGATATCGCCGCAGCGGTGGACCAGGCCTTCGCCGAAAAGCCCGCGGTTATCCTTACCTCCGGCGGAACGGGCCTGACCCCGGACGATCTCACCGTCGATGCCGTACAGCCCCATCTCACGCGGGAGCTTCCCGGCATCGCCATGGCCTTTTGGAATAAAGGCTTGGAGACTATCCCCACCGCAGTGGCCTCGCGCGCGGTCGCAGGCGTCAATGACACCACCTTTGCCATGACCCTGCCCGGTTCTACCGGCGGAGTCAAAGATAGTTGCGCCGTGCTAGAGGATTTAATCGTCCACATCGTCGATATGTTAGAAGGAAAACATGAGCACTGA
- a CDS encoding MoaD/ThiS family protein → MLTVHYFAAARAAAGVASEQVKAPTTLGQLIEQLGKDHTGTTEAGMSMKEVLGRCNFLIDGAGNTQADSPLMGVTRVDVLPPFAGG, encoded by the coding sequence ATGTTGACCGTTCACTATTTCGCCGCCGCTCGTGCCGCGGCTGGCGTAGCTTCGGAGCAGGTAAAAGCGCCCACCACCTTAGGCCAGCTCATAGAGCAGCTGGGCAAGGACCACACCGGCACTACGGAGGCCGGTATGAGCATGAAAGAGGTGCTGGGGCGCTGCAACTTTCTTATCGATGGCGCCGGCAACACTCAGGCGGACTCGCCGCTCATGGGCGTGACCCGCGTTGACGTGCTGCCGCCCTTCGCCGGGGGATAA